In Streptomyces sp. SID8374, one genomic interval encodes:
- a CDS encoding glycoside hydrolase family 18 protein, producing the protein MPRRNLSRLTIAGVTFALLASAAPAAMAGADHGRNNGGDRSKGQHRPAYKNIGYFTQWGVYGRDFQVNDLQTSGSAAKLTHINYAFGNVSAEGKCFTGNIAGQADAWADYARPLDAANSVDGVADTDTQALAGNFNQLRKLKAKNPGLKVMISLGGWSWSTHFSDSVRTAASRKALVASCIDLYIKGNLPVDGVRGGQGAAAGVFDGIDVDWEWPGSAANEGTVFRPEDKKNFTALISEFRTQLDAYAKSRAKAAKSAQGKGHGHHKPKPKHYDLSAYVPANPKAIDAGFDVKRLMKDFDFVNLQGYDYHVSGEKKTAQQSALYAKNDFSVDRTVRDWIKRGAPKHKLVVGMPTYGQGWTGVSGGGKGLGQPATGPAPATWANGYEDYKVLKKLARSGTFKVHRDTKNGHAWLFDGTTLWTYDDPQVLRAKTSYIRDKGLGGAMFWSLDGDTDDGELVATVDRGLNRR; encoded by the coding sequence ATGCCCCGAAGAAACCTGTCCCGACTGACCATCGCGGGCGTCACCTTCGCCCTGCTGGCGAGTGCCGCCCCGGCCGCCATGGCCGGCGCGGACCACGGCCGGAACAACGGCGGCGACCGCTCCAAGGGCCAGCACAGGCCCGCGTACAAGAACATCGGCTACTTCACCCAGTGGGGCGTCTACGGGCGCGACTTCCAGGTCAACGACCTCCAGACCAGCGGGTCCGCGGCCAAGCTGACCCACATCAACTACGCCTTCGGCAACGTCAGCGCCGAGGGCAAGTGCTTCACCGGCAACATCGCCGGCCAGGCCGACGCCTGGGCGGACTACGCCCGCCCCCTCGACGCGGCGAACTCGGTGGACGGCGTCGCCGACACCGACACCCAGGCGCTCGCGGGCAACTTCAACCAGCTCCGCAAGCTGAAGGCCAAGAACCCCGGCCTCAAGGTCATGATCTCGCTCGGCGGCTGGAGCTGGTCCACCCACTTCTCCGACTCGGTGCGCACGGCGGCCTCCCGCAAGGCGCTCGTCGCCTCCTGCATCGACCTGTACATCAAGGGCAACCTGCCGGTGGACGGGGTGCGCGGCGGCCAGGGCGCGGCGGCCGGCGTCTTCGACGGCATCGACGTCGACTGGGAGTGGCCCGGCTCGGCGGCCAACGAGGGCACGGTCTTCCGTCCGGAGGACAAGAAGAACTTCACCGCTCTGATCAGCGAGTTCCGCACCCAGCTGGACGCGTACGCGAAGAGCCGGGCGAAGGCGGCCAAGTCCGCGCAGGGCAAGGGCCACGGACACCACAAGCCGAAGCCCAAGCACTACGACCTGTCGGCGTACGTCCCGGCCAACCCGAAGGCGATCGACGCGGGCTTCGACGTGAAGCGCCTCATGAAGGACTTCGACTTCGTCAACCTTCAGGGCTACGACTACCACGTGTCGGGCGAGAAGAAGACGGCCCAGCAGTCGGCGCTGTACGCGAAGAACGACTTCAGCGTCGACCGGACGGTCCGGGACTGGATCAAGCGCGGCGCGCCCAAGCACAAGCTCGTGGTGGGCATGCCGACGTACGGCCAGGGCTGGACCGGAGTGAGCGGCGGCGGCAAGGGCCTCGGCCAGCCGGCCACCGGCCCGGCTCCGGCCACCTGGGCGAACGGCTACGAGGACTACAAGGTTCTGAAGAAGCTGGCCCGGTCCGGCACGTTCAAGGTCCACCGGGACACGAAGAACGGCCACGCCTGGCTCTTCGACGGGACCACCCTGTGGACGTACGACGACCCGCAGGTGCTGCGCGCCAAGACCTCGTACATCCGGGACAAGGGCCTGGGCGGCGCGATGTTCTGGTCGCTGGACGGGGACACGGACGACGGTGAGCTGGTCGCCACCGTCGACCGCGGGCTCAACCGGCGCTAG
- a CDS encoding GntR family transcriptional regulator yields the protein MTFGEQPAYLRVASDLREKIVNGALPPHTRLPSQARIREEYGVSDTVALEARKVLMAEGLVEGRSGSGTYVRERPVPRMIARSGYRPEKGASPFRQEQTADGVRGTWESRSEQEGASVEVAERLGIEVGDRVMRTHYVFREAGEPIMLSTSWEPLSVTGRTPVMLPEEGPLGGCGVVDRMAAIDIVVDNVAEEVGARPGLAEELLALGGVPGHVVIVIGRTYYASGRAVETADVVVPADRYRVAYHLPVR from the coding sequence GTGACTTTCGGTGAGCAGCCCGCCTATCTGCGCGTGGCGAGCGATCTGCGGGAGAAGATCGTGAACGGCGCGCTGCCGCCCCATACCCGCCTGCCGTCGCAGGCCCGCATCCGGGAGGAGTACGGGGTCTCGGACACCGTCGCCCTGGAGGCGCGCAAGGTCCTGATGGCCGAGGGGCTGGTGGAGGGCCGCTCCGGCTCCGGTACGTACGTCCGCGAGCGCCCCGTCCCCCGCATGATCGCCCGCTCGGGATACCGGCCGGAGAAGGGGGCCAGTCCGTTCCGCCAGGAGCAGACCGCCGACGGGGTGCGCGGCACCTGGGAGTCGCGCAGCGAGCAGGAGGGGGCGAGCGTCGAGGTCGCCGAGCGGCTCGGCATCGAGGTGGGCGACCGGGTCATGCGGACGCATTACGTGTTCCGTGAAGCGGGTGAGCCGATCATGCTCTCCACCTCCTGGGAGCCCCTCTCTGTCACCGGGCGTACGCCGGTGATGCTCCCTGAGGAAGGTCCGCTGGGCGGCTGCGGAGTGGTCGACCGGATGGCGGCCATCGACATCGTCGTGGACAACGTGGCCGAGGAGGTCGGCGCGCGCCCGGGGCTCGCGGAGGAGCTGTTGGCGCTCGGCGGGGTGCCCGGCCATGTGGTCATCGTGATCGGGCGTACGTACTACGCCTCGGGGCGTGCCGTGGAGACGGCCGATGTGGTGGTGCCCGCCGACCGCTACCGGGTCGCTTATCACTTGCCGGTCAGATGA
- a CDS encoding NUDIX domain-containing protein, giving the protein MESVLIDTVAWVRIEDGRILCARPKGKDVFYIPGGKREGAETDRETLLREIEEELTVALLPETVLHAGTYEAHAHDGPGAPLVTMSCYYADYRGTLAASSEIEEVAWFSYADRPRVPPVDQLLFDDLAAAGELR; this is encoded by the coding sequence GTGGAGTCGGTGCTGATCGACACGGTGGCGTGGGTGCGGATCGAGGACGGCAGGATTCTCTGCGCCCGGCCCAAGGGCAAGGACGTCTTCTACATCCCCGGCGGCAAGCGCGAGGGCGCCGAGACCGATCGGGAGACCCTCCTGCGCGAGATCGAGGAGGAGCTGACGGTCGCCCTGCTCCCGGAGACGGTCCTCCACGCCGGTACGTACGAGGCGCACGCCCATGACGGTCCGGGCGCCCCCCTCGTCACGATGAGCTGCTACTACGCCGACTATCGCGGGACCCTGGCCGCGAGCAGCGAGATCGAGGAGGTGGCGTGGTTCTCCTACGCCGACCGTCCCCGCGTGCCCCCGGTCGACCAGCTCCTCTTCGACGACCTCGCGGCCGCGGGCGAGCTGCGCTGA
- a CDS encoding ATP-binding protein yields MIGVIDTEGDCAEWTFPAEPGSVRSARHAVRDALDCWGLDTTVGDLTVLLVSELVTNSLRYASGPIGVRLERSHPGAGSNGSGELTGDFSTDLRLAADPPPATPGLLVEVSDPLPDPPTERSAGPDDEGGRGLQLVACSARRWGTRRGKSGKTVWFELALPG; encoded by the coding sequence GTGATCGGCGTGATCGATACCGAAGGCGACTGCGCCGAGTGGACCTTCCCGGCCGAACCCGGTTCCGTGCGCAGCGCCCGGCACGCCGTCCGCGACGCCCTGGACTGCTGGGGGCTGGACACGACGGTCGGTGACCTGACCGTTCTGCTGGTCAGCGAGCTGGTCACCAACTCCCTGCGATACGCCTCCGGCCCCATCGGCGTACGGCTCGAGCGCTCGCACCCGGGGGCCGGGAGCAACGGGTCCGGCGAGCTGACCGGAGACTTCTCCACCGACCTCCGGCTCGCCGCCGACCCCCCTCCCGCCACCCCCGGACTCCTGGTGGAAGTCTCCGATCCGCTTCCGGATCCACCCACCGAACGCAGTGCGGGACCCGACGACGAGGGTGGCCGGGGACTACAGCTCGTGGCTTGTTCCGCACGCCGTTGGGGGACCCGTCGCGGAAAGAGTGGCAAGACGGTGTGGTTCGAGCTCGCTCTCCCTGGTTAG
- a CDS encoding SpoIIE family protein phosphatase, which produces MWQSSPPGSIYDYIRVASFSIGPDGLIEQWSRRAAGLFGMAADEAIGRDPVEAFMPAELRSDGHRRVGEILDGREWTGLVPFRMPGEGGAHGLAEVYVMPSETAAGERAALCIVVDVRALRRIETDLAASQAIFGQSPFGFVLFGTDFTVVRANQRFATVFGGAADDHRGRTVDDYLPGPEAERLAATLKRVLETGEAVTDLQLVGPTPGGAGRRHWSMNLYRVHSGAGRPVGVAGLATDVTRRHIAAREAASARRNLALLNEASARIGNSLDLETTARELLDVAVPGFCDLAAVDLYQGLLTGEEAAPGSWAPPHRESGGGSAELRRVAHASAVADALPTAVAGSGSLGPHDLPPALGSVHRFPFGSPCAIALRSGHVEDVPGDDMGFVQSTLAVPMVAHDTVVGLVQFSRTKGSEPFGERDRALATELAARAAVCIDNARLYRREHERALILQRSLLPPGDPEAAGLDIACRYLPGNTATEVGGDWFDVIELPGHRTALVVGDVMGRGLRAAVAMGELRTAVRTLALLDLEPAEVLSALDEVARGLGSPGGGERSEGLGGSGGAQWPSRAAQKSREADLSEVYLATCVYAVYDPVTRRCTFANAGHMPPAVVEPGRPARLIDVPPGMPLGVGGEPFEEVEVELAENALLTLYTDGLVESRDQPLDEGLDALRSVLTGPQMPLEDACDFVLSTLDTRHGEDDIALLMARIQGLPGEAVGDWTLPREPRSVGRARELARSQLMAWDLDDLVDTTELLVSELVTNALRYGEGEIRLRLLRDRTLVCEVWDAGLVQPRRRRARDTDEGGRGLQLVGLLSAAWGSRRTPRGKTVWFELALPTGAPAAELSVEQLLSMY; this is translated from the coding sequence GTGTGGCAGAGCAGTCCGCCCGGCTCGATCTACGACTACATCAGGGTCGCCTCCTTCTCGATCGGCCCCGACGGCCTGATCGAGCAGTGGAGCCGCCGGGCCGCCGGCCTCTTCGGCATGGCCGCCGACGAGGCGATCGGGCGTGACCCGGTCGAGGCCTTCATGCCCGCCGAGCTGCGTTCTGACGGCCACCGGCGGGTCGGCGAGATCCTGGACGGCCGGGAGTGGACGGGCCTCGTTCCGTTCCGGATGCCGGGCGAGGGCGGTGCGCACGGGCTCGCCGAGGTCTATGTGATGCCCAGTGAGACCGCGGCCGGTGAGCGGGCCGCGCTCTGCATCGTCGTGGACGTCCGGGCGTTGCGGAGGATCGAGACCGACCTCGCCGCCTCGCAGGCCATATTCGGCCAATCTCCTTTCGGCTTCGTGCTGTTCGGTACGGACTTCACCGTCGTCCGGGCCAACCAGCGCTTCGCCACCGTCTTCGGCGGCGCGGCCGACGACCACCGGGGCCGCACGGTCGACGACTACCTCCCGGGCCCCGAGGCCGAGCGGCTGGCCGCCACGCTGAAGCGCGTCCTGGAGACCGGCGAGGCCGTCACCGACCTCCAGCTGGTCGGACCCACCCCCGGCGGCGCCGGCCGCCGCCACTGGTCCATGAACCTCTACCGGGTGCACAGCGGCGCCGGCCGCCCCGTCGGGGTCGCGGGCCTCGCCACCGATGTCACCCGCCGCCACATCGCCGCCCGCGAGGCCGCCAGCGCCCGCCGCAACCTGGCCCTCCTCAACGAGGCCAGCGCCCGCATCGGCAACTCCCTCGACCTGGAGACCACCGCCCGCGAGCTCCTCGACGTCGCCGTCCCCGGCTTCTGCGACCTGGCCGCCGTCGACCTCTACCAGGGACTGCTCACCGGCGAGGAGGCCGCGCCGGGCTCCTGGGCGCCCCCGCACCGCGAGTCCGGCGGCGGCTCGGCCGAGCTGCGCCGGGTCGCCCACGCCAGCGCCGTCGCCGACGCCCTGCCCACCGCCGTGGCGGGCAGCGGCTCCCTGGGCCCCCACGACCTGCCGCCCGCGCTCGGCTCGGTCCACCGCTTCCCCTTCGGCTCGCCCTGCGCCATCGCCCTGCGCTCGGGCCATGTCGAGGACGTCCCCGGCGACGACATGGGGTTCGTGCAGTCGACGCTCGCCGTCCCGATGGTCGCCCACGACACCGTCGTCGGCCTGGTGCAGTTCTCCCGTACGAAGGGGAGCGAGCCGTTCGGGGAGCGCGACCGGGCCCTCGCCACCGAGCTGGCCGCCCGCGCCGCCGTCTGCATCGACAACGCCCGCCTCTACCGCCGCGAGCACGAACGCGCCCTGATCCTCCAGCGCAGCCTGCTGCCCCCCGGCGACCCCGAGGCCGCCGGACTCGACATCGCCTGCCGCTACCTCCCCGGCAACACCGCCACCGAGGTCGGCGGCGACTGGTTCGACGTCATCGAACTGCCCGGCCACCGCACCGCCCTGGTCGTCGGCGACGTCATGGGCCGGGGCCTGCGCGCGGCCGTCGCCATGGGCGAACTCCGCACCGCCGTAAGGACGCTGGCCCTCCTCGACCTCGAACCCGCCGAGGTTCTCTCCGCCCTTGACGAGGTCGCGCGCGGCCTCGGCTCCCCGGGCGGCGGCGAACGTTCCGAAGGGCTCGGCGGCAGCGGTGGAGCCCAGTGGCCCTCCCGCGCCGCGCAGAAGTCCCGCGAGGCGGACCTCTCCGAGGTGTACCTCGCGACCTGTGTGTACGCGGTCTACGACCCGGTCACCCGGCGCTGTACGTTCGCCAACGCCGGGCACATGCCCCCGGCCGTCGTCGAACCCGGCAGGCCCGCCCGGCTCATCGACGTACCGCCGGGGATGCCGCTGGGCGTCGGCGGCGAACCGTTCGAGGAGGTGGAGGTGGAGCTGGCCGAGAATGCCCTGCTCACCCTCTACACCGACGGGCTGGTGGAATCCCGCGACCAGCCTCTCGACGAGGGCCTGGACGCCCTGCGCTCCGTGCTGACCGGGCCGCAGATGCCCCTGGAGGACGCCTGCGACTTCGTCCTCTCCACCCTCGACACCCGGCACGGCGAGGACGACATCGCCCTGCTGATGGCCCGTATCCAGGGGCTGCCCGGAGAGGCGGTCGGGGACTGGACGCTGCCGCGCGAACCCCGTTCGGTGGGCCGCGCCCGCGAGCTGGCCCGCTCCCAGCTGATGGCCTGGGACCTGGACGACCTGGTCGACACCACCGAACTCCTCGTCAGCGAGCTGGTCACCAACGCCCTGCGCTACGGCGAGGGCGAGATCCGGCTCCGGCTGCTGCGCGACCGCACCCTGGTCTGCGAGGTGTGGGACGCCGGGCTCGTCCAGCCGCGCCGCCGCCGGGCCCGCGACACCGACGAGGGCGGGCGCGGGCTCCAGCTGGTCGGCCTGCTCAGCGCGGCGTGGGGCTCGCGCCGGACCCCGCGCGGCAAGACCGTCTGGTTCGAACTGGCCCTGCCGACCGGGGCGCCGGCCGCGGAACTCTCGGTGGAGCAGCTGCTGAGCATGTACTGA
- a CDS encoding PspA/IM30 family protein: MTKQTILGRVTQLAKANINALLDQAEDPQKMLDQLIRDYTSNIAEAEQAVAATIGNLRLMEQDHKEDVEAAAEWGAKALAASRKADELRGAGSGAEADKFDNLAKVALGRQLQSEQEAKTAMPTIASQTEVVDKLKTGLDQMKAKLSELKAKRDELVARAKSAQAQNQMMDAVKNIDVLDPTSELSRFEDKVRREEARALGKQELAASSLDAQFEQLDSLGASAEVEARLAALKTAGS, from the coding sequence ATGACCAAGCAGACCATCCTCGGCCGCGTCACCCAGCTGGCGAAGGCCAACATCAACGCCCTGCTGGACCAGGCGGAGGACCCGCAGAAGATGCTGGACCAGCTGATCCGCGACTACACCAGCAACATCGCGGAGGCCGAGCAGGCGGTGGCCGCCACCATCGGCAACCTGCGGCTGATGGAGCAGGACCACAAGGAGGACGTGGAGGCGGCCGCCGAGTGGGGCGCCAAGGCGCTGGCGGCCAGCCGGAAGGCCGACGAGCTGCGCGGGGCGGGGTCGGGCGCGGAGGCGGACAAGTTCGACAACCTGGCCAAGGTGGCGCTGGGCCGTCAGCTCCAGTCCGAGCAGGAGGCGAAGACGGCGATGCCGACGATCGCCTCGCAGACCGAGGTGGTGGACAAGCTCAAGACGGGGCTTGACCAGATGAAGGCCAAGCTCTCCGAGCTGAAGGCCAAGCGCGACGAGCTGGTGGCACGCGCCAAGTCGGCGCAGGCGCAGAACCAGATGATGGACGCCGTGAAGAACATCGACGTCCTGGACCCGACGAGCGAGCTGAGCCGCTTCGAGGACAAGGTGCGGCGCGAGGAGGCCCGGGCGCTGGGCAAGCAGGAGCTGGCCGCCTCCTCGCTGGACGCGCAGTTCGAGCAGCTGGACAGCCTGGGCGCCAGCGCGGAGGTGGAGGCCCGGCTGGCGGCCCTGAAGACAGCTGGCTCTTAG
- a CDS encoding TPM domain-containing protein has translation MDRIRSSAPGRALLTGLLATLFAACWLAVPAAVEARAEDPVELSRDGQITDRVGALRDRDDAVDDALDRLYAERRIQLFVVYVRDFSGRSGQTWSDETADRNGLGQDDVLLSVATHDRQYAYSVDADSRLTDEQLREVASTAIEPALRENDWAGAAIGAADGYVSVLAGRPVTAPAITPGPSDPGTGASGPSGAGDFILPVAVVGGAGALAAYAYTRRKRRSTTRTTPAATGWGRPSEAQDAPVPLEELDARAKQLLVDTDDAVRTSEEELGFATAQFGEEAAKPFTEAVARAKDELTRSFRLRQQLDDAFPEDDATRRRMLEEILARCTAADEGLDAVAEDFDRLRALERDAPQALAAVETTYSSLTGRVSGAEAAVAGMRERYGDGAAAPVAGDVDRAKDRLAFAASALDQARQAVGGTDHARAAVYIRAAEGSVGQAGTLIDAVDRRAAELAEAAGKLPAALTETETDLADARGLLEGTAQATSTADLRGRIARAEAVLTDVREAMAAGPFDPVDALRRVEEADAALDEALAGAREQEAGGRRARSLLDQAMLTARSAIGAAADYITTHRGAVGSQARTRLAEAQRRWEQARQLADGDAQGALNEAQQADALARQALGLAEQDVRGFQGPGGFGGPGGGRGGGGMGGAVLGGIILGGLFGGGGRGGMGGGLGGGYGRGGRSGGFGAGPGSFGGGGTRGRRGGGGRF, from the coding sequence GTGGACCGTATCCGGAGCTCCGCGCCCGGCAGGGCCCTGCTCACCGGCCTGCTCGCCACGCTCTTCGCCGCGTGCTGGCTCGCCGTGCCCGCCGCGGTGGAGGCCCGCGCGGAGGACCCGGTGGAGCTCTCCCGGGACGGCCAGATCACCGACCGGGTCGGCGCCCTCCGGGACCGGGACGACGCGGTGGACGACGCCCTCGACCGGCTCTACGCGGAGCGGCGCATCCAGCTCTTCGTGGTGTACGTACGCGACTTCTCCGGGCGCTCCGGCCAGACCTGGAGCGACGAGACCGCCGACCGCAACGGGCTCGGCCAGGACGATGTGCTGCTCTCCGTCGCCACCCACGACCGGCAGTACGCCTACTCCGTGGACGCGGACTCCCGGCTCACCGACGAGCAGCTGCGCGAGGTGGCGTCCACCGCGATCGAGCCCGCGCTGCGCGAGAACGACTGGGCGGGGGCGGCGATCGGGGCGGCGGACGGGTACGTCTCCGTCCTGGCCGGACGGCCCGTGACCGCCCCCGCCATCACCCCGGGCCCCAGCGACCCCGGTACGGGCGCCTCCGGCCCCTCGGGCGCCGGTGACTTCATCCTGCCGGTGGCCGTCGTCGGGGGCGCGGGGGCGCTCGCCGCGTATGCGTACACCCGGCGCAAGCGGCGCTCCACGACCCGCACCACCCCGGCCGCGACCGGCTGGGGGCGGCCCTCGGAGGCACAGGACGCACCGGTCCCGCTGGAGGAGCTGGACGCGCGGGCGAAGCAGCTGCTGGTGGACACCGACGACGCGGTCCGCACGAGCGAGGAGGAACTCGGCTTCGCGACCGCCCAGTTCGGCGAGGAGGCGGCGAAACCCTTCACCGAGGCGGTAGCCCGGGCCAAGGACGAGCTGACCCGGTCGTTCCGGCTGCGCCAGCAACTCGACGACGCCTTCCCCGAGGACGACGCCACCCGCCGCCGGATGCTGGAGGAGATCCTCGCCCGGTGCACGGCCGCCGACGAGGGCCTGGACGCGGTCGCGGAGGACTTCGACCGGCTGCGCGCCCTGGAACGCGACGCCCCGCAGGCCCTGGCCGCCGTCGAGACCACGTACAGCTCGCTCACGGGGCGCGTCTCGGGTGCCGAGGCGGCGGTCGCGGGGATGCGTGAGCGGTACGGGGACGGGGCCGCCGCCCCCGTCGCGGGCGACGTCGACCGGGCGAAGGACCGGCTCGCCTTCGCCGCCTCCGCCCTGGACCAGGCCCGCCAGGCGGTCGGCGGCACCGACCACGCGCGGGCCGCCGTCTACATCCGGGCCGCCGAGGGCTCGGTCGGCCAGGCGGGCACCCTCATCGACGCGGTGGACCGGCGCGCGGCCGAACTGGCCGAGGCGGCCGGGAAGCTGCCCGCCGCCCTCACCGAGACCGAGACCGACCTCGCCGACGCACGCGGCCTCCTCGAAGGCACCGCCCAGGCCACCTCCACGGCCGACCTGCGGGGCCGGATCGCCCGCGCCGAGGCCGTACTCACCGACGTACGAGAAGCGATGGCGGCAGGCCCGTTCGACCCGGTCGACGCGCTGCGCCGGGTGGAGGAGGCCGACGCCGCCCTGGACGAGGCGCTCGCCGGGGCCCGGGAGCAGGAGGCGGGCGGGCGGCGGGCGCGCTCGCTCCTCGACCAGGCGATGCTGACCGCCCGTTCAGCTATCGGGGCGGCGGCCGACTACATCACCACCCACCGGGGCGCGGTCGGCTCCCAGGCGCGCACCCGCCTGGCGGAGGCCCAGCGCCGCTGGGAGCAGGCCCGGCAGCTGGCCGACGGCGACGCACAGGGCGCGCTGAACGAGGCGCAACAGGCGGACGCGCTGGCCCGGCAGGCGCTGGGCCTGGCCGAGCAGGACGTACGCGGCTTCCAGGGCCCGGGCGGCTTCGGCGGTCCCGGCGGAGGGCGGGGCGGCGGCGGGATGGGCGGGGCGGTGCTCGGCGGGATCATCCTCGGCGGGCTGTTCGGCGGGGGCGGCCGGGGCGGCATGGGCGGCGGTCTCGGCGGGGGGTACGGGCGCGGCGGCCGGTCCGGGGGGTTCGGCGCCGGGCCCGGCAGCTTCGGCGGGGGCGGCACACGGGGGCGCCGGGGCGGTGGCGGGCGCTTCTGA
- a CDS encoding glycosyltransferase, whose protein sequence is MNGLQLSVVVPCFNEAEVLDAFHSALLTVLEGLGTPFEICYVDDGSGDSTRELLATLALRDERVHYTAFSRNFGKEAAMLAGLRMSRGAAVVIMDADLQHPPELIPRMLELHRHGYDQVIPRRDRAGEGVVRSTLSHTYYALVRRCMDVELIDGSGDFRLLSRRAVESVLSLPESNRFSKGIFSWIGFDTVSFRYRNSERVAGRSKWGSRRLLNYGIDGLLSFNNRPLRLAIYTGFWVFVSALAYALWTVVNVVLHGADTPGYATLLTAVVALSGIQLVTLGVIGEYVGRIYHEAKHRPPYVVRETDATCRTRPEPRLPTGTLVIGEPGGPGEPGKLEKPGEPTTPPRTAAARSRTARQFGSFVLVGCVNTVVYLGVYASLNRWIPYLVAHVLGYVVSIVCSFLLNSYVTCRTKPTWRGFVRYPVSSLVNLVASGALLFGAVSGLGMDKNLAALAAGVIVTPVSFLLARWAIMSGRRNQAPTATQIPDAPQAPGTSTAPATSGASAAPEVSVPDRPAQPSHGRPVADRPLAPRTTTARAPHHTSLRSSEDR, encoded by the coding sequence ATGAACGGCCTTCAGCTCTCCGTCGTCGTGCCGTGTTTCAACGAGGCAGAGGTACTCGACGCCTTCCACAGCGCCCTGCTCACCGTCCTCGAAGGGCTCGGCACCCCCTTCGAGATCTGTTACGTGGACGACGGCAGCGGCGACAGCACCCGGGAGCTCCTCGCCACCCTCGCCCTGCGCGACGAGCGCGTCCACTACACCGCCTTCAGCCGCAACTTCGGCAAGGAGGCCGCGATGCTCGCCGGTCTGCGCATGTCGCGCGGGGCTGCGGTCGTCATCATGGACGCCGACCTCCAGCACCCGCCCGAGTTGATCCCCCGCATGCTCGAACTGCACCGGCACGGCTACGACCAGGTCATCCCGCGCCGCGACCGGGCCGGCGAAGGGGTGGTGCGCTCCACGCTCAGCCACACGTACTACGCCCTGGTCCGGCGGTGCATGGACGTGGAACTCATCGACGGCTCGGGCGACTTCCGGCTGCTGTCGCGGCGGGCCGTGGAGAGCGTCCTCTCGCTCCCCGAGAGCAACCGCTTCTCCAAGGGGATCTTCTCCTGGATCGGCTTCGACACGGTCAGCTTCCGCTACCGCAACAGCGAGCGCGTGGCCGGCCGGTCGAAGTGGGGGAGCAGGCGGCTGCTGAACTACGGCATCGACGGCCTCCTCTCCTTCAACAACCGCCCCCTCCGCCTCGCCATCTACACCGGCTTCTGGGTCTTCGTCTCGGCCCTGGCGTACGCGCTGTGGACGGTGGTCAACGTGGTCCTGCACGGGGCGGACACCCCGGGGTACGCCACGCTCCTCACCGCCGTCGTCGCGCTGAGCGGCATCCAGCTGGTCACCCTCGGCGTCATCGGCGAGTACGTGGGCCGCATCTACCACGAGGCGAAACACCGCCCGCCCTATGTGGTGCGCGAGACCGACGCGACCTGCCGGACCCGGCCGGAACCCCGCCTGCCGACGGGGACGCTGGTCATCGGGGAGCCGGGAGGGCCGGGGGAGCCGGGGAAGCTGGAAAAGCCGGGGGAGCCCACCACCCCGCCCCGTACGGCCGCCGCCCGGTCCCGCACGGCCCGCCAGTTCGGCAGCTTCGTTCTCGTCGGCTGCGTCAACACCGTCGTCTACCTGGGCGTCTACGCCTCGCTGAACCGCTGGATCCCCTACCTCGTGGCCCATGTCCTCGGCTATGTGGTCAGCATCGTCTGCTCGTTCCTCCTCAACTCCTACGTCACCTGCCGGACGAAGCCGACCTGGCGCGGGTTCGTCCGCTATCCGGTCTCCAGTCTGGTCAACCTGGTGGCGTCCGGAGCACTGCTCTTCGGCGCGGTCAGCGGTCTCGGGATGGACAAGAACCTCGCCGCGCTGGCGGCCGGGGTGATCGTCACGCCGGTCTCGTTCCTGCTGGCGCGGTGGGCGATCATGTCGGGCCGCCGCAACCAGGCCCCCACGGCCACGCAGATCCCCGACGCGCCCCAGGCCCCCGGCACCTCAACAGCTCCCGCGACCTCCGGAGCCTCCGCAGCCCCCGAGGTCTCCGTACCGGACCGTCCGGCCCAGCCGTCGCACGGACGCCCGGTGGCGGACCGGCCGCTCGCACCGAGGACCACCACGGCCCGCGCCCCCCACCACACCTCCCTGCGCTCCTCCGAGGACCGATGA